From the Myxococcales bacterium genome, one window contains:
- a CDS encoding UMP kinase, translating into MTDAARPAYKRVLLKLSGEALMGDQGYGISPETIRTIATEVAETAKLGVQLAVVVGGGNIFRGLTESSKGMDRASADYVGMLATVMNAVSLQDAIERAGVPTRVQSAIPMSQLAEPYIRRRAMRHLEKGRVVIFGAGTGNPFFTTDTAAALRAMEIGAEILLKATKVDGVYDKDPRKHADARRYAQVTFTDALKNDLGVMDATAFALCRDNEMPMNVFDLTKPGNIQRVVCGEAVGTRIVKDVEGSRFA; encoded by the coding sequence ATGACCGACGCGGCGCGACCGGCCTACAAGCGCGTGCTCCTCAAGCTCTCGGGCGAGGCGCTGATGGGCGACCAGGGCTACGGCATCTCGCCGGAGACCATCCGGACCATCGCGACCGAGGTCGCCGAGACCGCCAAGCTCGGCGTCCAGCTGGCCGTGGTCGTCGGCGGCGGCAACATCTTCCGGGGCCTGACCGAGTCGAGCAAGGGCATGGATCGCGCCTCGGCCGACTACGTCGGCATGCTCGCGACCGTGATGAACGCGGTCTCGCTGCAGGACGCGATCGAGCGCGCCGGCGTGCCCACGCGCGTGCAGTCGGCGATCCCGATGTCGCAGCTGGCCGAGCCGTACATCCGGCGGCGCGCGATGCGCCACCTCGAGAAGGGCCGCGTCGTCATCTTCGGCGCCGGCACCGGCAACCCGTTCTTCACCACCGACACCGCCGCGGCGCTCCGGGCGATGGAGATCGGCGCCGAGATCCTGCTCAAGGCCACCAAGGTCGACGGCGTCTACGACAAGGACCCGCGCAAGCACGCCGACGCGCGCCGCTACGCGCAGGTCACGTTCACCGACGCGCTCAAGAACGATCTCGGCGTGATGGACGCGACCGCGTTCGCGCTGTGCCGCGACAACGAGATGCCGATGAACGTCTTCGACCTGACCAAGCCCGGCAACATCCAGCGGGTCGTGTGCGGCGAGGCCGTGGGCACCCGCATCGTCAAGGACGTCGAGGGCTCGCGTTTCGCGTAA
- a CDS encoding alpha/beta hydrolase, with product MTAVVRSITAADGEPLSFAVHGTAGATPMLTAHGLVSSSQHWQAFVPHFAATRPVVTWDYRGHGGLPAPRAPATISVAQFADDGAAVWRAAAAPPAVVVGLSFGVQVALELWRQHPEAVRALVLICGTPGHPLDRVSASPRLRRTAAQAMRWLGARPALAGRLLAPLRSGAGVRVARELAYLSGGAHRAQCPVEVLEGLFAHVAALAPAVVGEVTAAYFEHSAADVLTSITVPTLIIAGDRDQLTPVATAERMQRAIPGSRLVVFPGHSHLVQVERPADVHATIDAFLADHRL from the coding sequence GTGACCGCCGTCGTTCGATCGATCACCGCCGCGGACGGCGAGCCGCTGTCGTTCGCGGTCCACGGGACCGCGGGCGCGACGCCGATGCTGACCGCCCACGGGCTGGTGTCGTCGAGCCAGCACTGGCAGGCGTTCGTGCCGCACTTCGCCGCGACCCGGCCGGTCGTGACCTGGGACTACCGCGGGCACGGCGGCCTGCCGGCGCCGCGCGCGCCCGCGACGATCAGCGTCGCGCAGTTCGCCGACGACGGCGCCGCGGTGTGGCGGGCCGCGGCCGCGCCGCCGGCGGTGGTGGTCGGGCTCAGCTTCGGCGTGCAGGTCGCGCTCGAGCTGTGGCGCCAGCACCCCGAGGCGGTGCGCGCGCTGGTGCTCATCTGCGGCACGCCCGGGCACCCGCTCGATCGGGTGTCGGCGTCCCCGCGGCTGCGGCGCACCGCGGCCCAGGCGATGCGGTGGCTCGGCGCGCGCCCGGCGCTGGCGGGTCGGCTGCTGGCGCCGCTGCGGAGCGGGGCCGGCGTCCGGGTGGCGCGCGAGCTGGCCTACCTGTCGGGCGGCGCCCACCGCGCGCAGTGCCCGGTCGAGGTGCTCGAGGGACTGTTCGCCCACGTCGCCGCGCTGGCGCCGGCGGTGGTCGGCGAGGTCACCGCGGCCTACTTCGAGCACAGCGCCGCCGACGTGCTGACGTCGATCACCGTGCCGACGTTGATCATCGCCGGCGATCGCGATCAGCTCACGCCGGTCGCCACCGCCGAGCGCATGCAGCGCGCGATCCCCGGCAGCCGGCTCGTCGTGTTCCCCGGCCACAGCCACCTGGTCCAGGTCGAGCGGCCGGCCGACGTGCACGCGACGATCGACGCGTTCCTCGCCGACCACCGGCTGTGA
- the rpsB gene encoding 30S ribosomal protein S2, protein METMQDATSSTPIAMRQLLEAGVHFGHNTGRWNPKMKQYIFGARNGIHIIDLTHTVKLFKAAFNAVVDATSRGELVLFVGTKKQAQDVIVEEATRSGQLYVTQRWLGGTLTNFKTVKGSLERLKNLEKMEEDGTMLALTKREQIEIRRDRDKLMKSLGGIKAMTKLPGLVFVIDPAKEHIAVDEARKLEIPVVGITDTNCNPDMIDYVIPGNDDAIRAIKLFTSRIADACVIGAKVHKERAHTRGAREEHNDERVIHVSSGGDGPKVEMASGGRMYGDSEASASPSPEAPPAPPTTTTP, encoded by the coding sequence ATGGAAACGATGCAAGACGCCACGTCGTCCACCCCGATCGCGATGCGCCAGCTGCTCGAGGCCGGTGTTCACTTCGGCCACAACACCGGCCGCTGGAACCCGAAGATGAAGCAGTACATCTTCGGCGCGCGCAACGGCATCCACATCATCGACCTGACCCACACGGTCAAGCTGTTCAAGGCCGCGTTCAACGCGGTCGTCGACGCGACCTCGCGCGGCGAGCTGGTGCTGTTCGTCGGCACCAAGAAGCAGGCGCAAGACGTCATCGTCGAGGAGGCCACCCGCTCGGGTCAGCTCTACGTCACCCAGCGCTGGCTGGGCGGCACGCTCACCAACTTCAAGACGGTCAAGGGCTCCCTCGAGCGCCTGAAGAACCTCGAGAAGATGGAAGAGGACGGCACGATGCTGGCGCTGACCAAGCGCGAGCAGATCGAGATCCGCCGCGACCGCGACAAGCTGATGAAGTCCCTCGGCGGCATCAAGGCGATGACCAAGCTGCCCGGCCTGGTGTTCGTGATCGATCCGGCCAAGGAGCACATCGCCGTCGACGAGGCCCGCAAGCTCGAGATCCCGGTCGTCGGCATCACCGACACCAACTGCAACCCGGACATGATCGACTACGTCATCCCGGGCAACGACGACGCGATCCGCGCGATCAAGCTGTTCACGTCGCGCATCGCCGACGCGTGCGTCATCGGCGCCAAGGTCCACAAGGAGCGCGCGCACACCCGCGGCGCCCGCGAGGAGCACAACGACGAGCGCGTGATCCACGTGTCGTCGGGTGGCGACGGCCCCAAGGTCGAGATGGCGTCGGGCGGCCGCATGTACGGCGACAGCGAGGCCTCGGCGTCGCCCTCGCCCGAGGCGCCGCCCGCCCCGCCCACCACCACGACCCCCTGA
- a CDS encoding DUF362 domain-containing protein — protein sequence MGTSTRFAILVAVAAACGKGGKPAARAHGDDAAVATVATLDAPAATADAGEAAVPAVDTTTGASPTWQAGPPVVVGDTVDGAALRAANRARVAADTSPVTILRGGTALELGQRLCEAVVPKRPAATPVLLKPNIGGFDWFKNPKSNNGDNGVAGRTTDPEFVRGVIRCLKARGHTAITVADGFGAQPADWDRLIKVSGYQAMCADEGVPLVALDDDGRFDVEGTQPGKPLGLSGMERTRVPTLLVPKLVAEHLDHGLFLSLPKLKTHRFAVFSVAIKSLQGAAMYSDAAPAYRQKWRTHKEVGAAIDLVKKGDPKARAVYVAALEKFAERMVDVFEVETPHVILAEGAPAMSGDGFQVLLPSAEMVAIGGTNPILVDRVAAEFLGLWDHAGLAAELGGHRTSPLLEVAARRFGVDLAHPAVTGDGAALLATRRPARFYAMAGFVIDDVAAAEDRRVHAAHVADADVPTMDGAIEPIWDRAPPIAFATDWMGAATPHRSTVRLLWSSKGLHVLWQVEGAGLATDTTRPIDVEREGLYREDCVELFIAPDPTLPRRYFEIEVGPHGHWFDIAVDRTGRKGVKKEDTAWSGALTIGTTRDAAARTATIEFTIAAPELLAALVAGAVLPLGLDRMEGGKPRRYLMAFPGRTPKPSFHAPTGFGELVLDE from the coding sequence ATGGGCACGTCCACGCGGTTCGCGATCCTGGTGGCGGTAGCGGCGGCGTGCGGCAAGGGCGGCAAGCCGGCCGCGCGCGCGCACGGCGACGACGCGGCCGTGGCGACGGTGGCCACGCTCGATGCCCCCGCCGCGACGGCCGACGCCGGCGAGGCCGCGGTGCCGGCGGTCGACACGACGACCGGCGCGTCGCCGACGTGGCAGGCCGGGCCGCCGGTGGTGGTCGGCGACACCGTCGATGGCGCCGCGCTGCGCGCCGCCAACCGCGCGCGCGTGGCCGCGGACACGTCCCCGGTGACGATCCTGCGCGGCGGCACCGCCCTCGAGCTGGGCCAGCGGCTGTGCGAGGCGGTCGTGCCCAAGCGGCCGGCGGCGACGCCGGTCTTGCTCAAGCCCAACATCGGCGGCTTCGACTGGTTCAAGAACCCCAAGAGCAACAACGGCGACAACGGCGTCGCCGGGCGCACCACCGATCCCGAGTTCGTGCGCGGCGTGATCCGCTGCCTCAAGGCCCGCGGCCACACCGCGATCACCGTCGCCGACGGTTTCGGCGCGCAGCCGGCCGACTGGGACCGCCTGATCAAGGTGTCGGGCTACCAGGCGATGTGCGCCGACGAGGGCGTGCCGCTGGTCGCGCTCGACGACGACGGCCGGTTCGACGTCGAGGGCACCCAGCCGGGCAAGCCGCTGGGCCTCTCCGGCATGGAGCGCACCCGGGTGCCGACGTTGCTCGTGCCCAAGCTGGTCGCCGAGCACCTCGACCACGGGCTGTTCCTGTCGCTGCCGAAGCTCAAGACCCACCGGTTCGCGGTGTTCTCGGTCGCGATCAAGTCGCTGCAGGGCGCCGCGATGTACAGCGACGCCGCGCCGGCCTATCGCCAGAAGTGGCGCACCCACAAGGAGGTCGGCGCCGCGATCGACCTGGTGAAGAAGGGCGATCCCAAGGCCCGCGCGGTCTACGTCGCCGCGCTCGAGAAGTTCGCCGAGCGCATGGTCGACGTGTTCGAGGTCGAGACCCCGCACGTGATCCTCGCCGAGGGCGCGCCGGCGATGAGCGGCGACGGCTTCCAGGTGCTGTTGCCGTCGGCCGAGATGGTCGCGATCGGCGGCACCAACCCGATCCTGGTCGATCGCGTCGCCGCCGAGTTCCTGGGCCTGTGGGATCACGCCGGCCTCGCCGCGGAGCTGGGCGGCCACCGCACCTCGCCGCTGCTCGAGGTCGCGGCCCGGCGGTTCGGCGTCGACCTCGCCCACCCGGCGGTCACCGGCGACGGCGCGGCGTTGCTCGCGACGCGGCGCCCGGCGCGGTTCTACGCGATGGCCGGCTTCGTGATCGACGACGTCGCCGCGGCCGAGGACCGGCGCGTGCACGCCGCCCACGTCGCCGACGCCGACGTGCCGACGATGGACGGCGCGATCGAGCCGATCTGGGATCGCGCGCCGCCGATCGCGTTCGCGACCGACTGGATGGGCGCCGCGACGCCGCACCGCTCGACGGTGCGCCTGCTGTGGTCGAGCAAGGGGCTGCACGTCCTGTGGCAGGTCGAGGGCGCCGGGCTCGCCACCGACACGACCCGGCCGATCGACGTCGAGCGCGAGGGCCTGTACCGCGAGGACTGCGTCGAGCTGTTCATCGCGCCCGATCCCACGCTGCCGCGGCGGTACTTCGAGATCGAGGTCGGGCCCCACGGGCACTGGTTCGACATCGCGGTCGACCGCACCGGCCGCAAGGGCGTGAAGAAGGAGGACACCGCGTGGTCGGGCGCGCTGACGATCGGCACGACCCGCGACGCCGCCGCCCGCACCGCGACGATCGAGTTCACGATCGCCGCGCCCGAGCTGCTCGCGGCGCTGGTCGCGGGCGCGGTGCTGCCGCTCGGCCTCGACCGCATGGAGGGCGGCAAGCCGCGCCGCTACCTGATGGCGTTCCCGGGCCGCACGCCCAAGCCCAGCTTCCACGCGCCGACCGGGTTCGGCGAGCTGGTGCTCGACGAGTAG
- the tesB gene encoding acyl-CoA thioesterase II, translating to MTTVLDELIARLELERIEENLFRGQSQDLGWGRVFGGQVLGQALSAAEQTVPAERMVHSFHGYFLRSGDVAKPIVFTVDPIRDGHSFTTRRVVAVQDGRAIFSMAASFQIEEPGFEHQAAPMPDVPDPDELLSERALGERYLAALPAGARDAIPAAIRERVVAERPIEIRPVAPLPPVHPPAREPRRQVWFRANGALPDRRAIHELVLAYASDFHLLGTALQPHAVGWLTPAIQVASLDHAMWFHRPFRFDDWLLYDCDSPSAQGGRGLAHGRWFTRDGRLVASTMQEGLIRDRR from the coding sequence ATGACGACCGTCCTGGACGAGCTGATCGCGCGCCTCGAGCTCGAGCGGATCGAAGAGAACCTCTTCCGCGGCCAGAGCCAGGACCTCGGCTGGGGCCGGGTGTTCGGCGGCCAGGTCCTGGGCCAGGCGCTGTCGGCGGCCGAGCAGACCGTGCCAGCCGAGCGGATGGTCCACTCGTTCCACGGCTACTTCTTGCGCTCCGGCGACGTCGCCAAGCCGATCGTCTTCACGGTCGATCCGATCCGCGACGGCCACAGCTTCACGACCCGCCGGGTCGTCGCGGTCCAGGACGGCCGCGCGATCTTCAGCATGGCGGCGTCGTTCCAGATCGAGGAGCCCGGCTTCGAGCACCAGGCCGCGCCGATGCCCGACGTGCCCGACCCCGACGAGCTGCTGTCGGAGCGCGCGCTCGGCGAGCGCTACCTCGCGGCGCTGCCCGCGGGCGCCCGCGACGCGATCCCGGCGGCGATCCGCGAGCGCGTCGTCGCCGAGCGCCCGATCGAGATCCGGCCGGTGGCGCCGCTGCCGCCGGTGCACCCGCCCGCCCGCGAGCCCCGCCGGCAGGTCTGGTTCCGCGCCAACGGCGCGCTGCCCGACCGCCGCGCGATCCACGAGCTGGTGCTGGCCTACGCGTCCGACTTCCACCTGCTGGGCACGGCGCTGCAGCCGCACGCGGTCGGCTGGCTGACCCCGGCCATCCAGGTCGCCAGCCTCGATCACGCGATGTGGTTCCACCGCCCGTTCCGCTTCGACGACTGGCTGCTCTACGACTGCGACAGCCCGTCGGCGCAAGGCGGCCGCGGCCTCGCGCACGGCCGGTGGTTCACCCGCGACGGCCGGCTGGTGGCGTCGACGATGCAGGAGGGCCTGATCCGCGACCGGCGCTAG
- the frr gene encoding ribosome recycling factor: MLNEITTESEEGMKKAVEAFKRELAKVRTGRASPAMLDGVRVDYYGTPTPVNQVSTVTVVDARMLSVKPWEKTMVGAIDKAIRASDLGLNPVADNDLVRVPIPPLTAERRRDLVKGIKKTAEDAKVAVRAARRDAMDMLKDAEKDKAITEDEKKNGEKRVQDLTDRYVASVDELEKTKEKEITEL, translated from the coding sequence ATGCTGAACGAGATCACCACCGAATCAGAAGAGGGCATGAAGAAGGCCGTCGAGGCCTTCAAGCGCGAGCTGGCCAAGGTCCGCACCGGCCGCGCGTCGCCGGCGATGCTCGACGGTGTGCGCGTCGACTACTACGGCACGCCGACGCCCGTGAACCAGGTCTCGACGGTGACGGTGGTCGACGCCCGCATGCTGTCGGTCAAGCCGTGGGAGAAGACGATGGTCGGCGCGATCGACAAGGCGATCCGCGCCAGCGATCTCGGCCTGAACCCGGTGGCCGACAACGACCTCGTGCGCGTGCCGATCCCGCCGCTCACCGCCGAGCGCCGCCGCGATCTGGTCAAGGGCATCAAGAAGACCGCCGAGGACGCCAAGGTGGCCGTGCGCGCCGCCCGGCGCGACGCGATGGACATGCTCAAGGACGCCGAGAAGGACAAGGCGATCACCGAGGACGAGAAGAAGAACGGCGAGAAGCGGGTCCAGGACCTGACCGATCGCTACGTCGCGAGCGTCGACGAGCTCGAGAAGACCAAGGAGAAGGAGATCACCGAGCTGTGA
- a CDS encoding Stp1/IreP family PP2C-type Ser/Thr phosphatase, whose amino-acid sequence MSARSDVGRVRTKNEDAFSVADLDDGARLESGPAPRSFDVRARGILLVVSDGMGGHAAGEVASAMVVDSLRRSLEVPGLDTSSMQRLIDNAVKRANTDVFEAARATRKAGMGATLTAVLVHHHEAYVAGVGDSRAYILRQGRLRQITKDQSFVQLLVDAGALTLEEAKLSNQKNLILQGMGLKDDVQVSIGRLQLRRGDRLLLCSDGLSNLVSDDELRAVLISERDLAAACERTIELANSRGGDDNITAIVAALDGEGLPLPTTTETLTQTFEILQAYDPGGPAARPRPDAPAASPAAAAPAAATPAAATPAAAAPAAAAPAAAAPAAAAPAPAAGTPAGATRPPRRSWLPYLLIALVVLGAGVAFALLR is encoded by the coding sequence GTGTCCGCGCGCTCCGACGTCGGGCGGGTGCGCACGAAGAACGAGGACGCGTTCTCGGTCGCCGACCTCGACGACGGCGCCCGGCTCGAGAGCGGCCCGGCCCCGCGCTCGTTCGACGTCCGCGCGCGCGGCATCCTGCTGGTGGTGTCCGACGGGATGGGCGGCCACGCCGCCGGCGAGGTCGCCAGCGCGATGGTCGTCGACTCGCTGCGGCGGTCGCTCGAGGTCCCGGGCCTGGACACCTCGAGCATGCAGCGCCTGATCGACAACGCGGTGAAGCGCGCCAACACCGACGTCTTCGAAGCGGCGCGCGCGACCCGCAAGGCCGGCATGGGCGCGACCTTGACCGCGGTGCTGGTCCACCACCACGAGGCCTACGTCGCCGGGGTCGGGGACTCGCGGGCCTACATCTTGCGGCAGGGTCGGCTGCGGCAGATCACGAAGGACCAGAGCTTCGTCCAGCTGCTGGTCGACGCCGGCGCGCTGACGCTCGAGGAGGCCAAGCTCTCCAACCAGAAGAACCTCATCCTCCAGGGCATGGGCCTGAAGGACGACGTCCAGGTCTCGATCGGGCGTCTGCAGCTGCGGCGCGGCGACCGGCTGCTCCTGTGCTCCGACGGGCTGTCGAACCTGGTGTCCGACGACGAGCTGCGCGCGGTCCTGATCAGCGAGCGCGACCTGGCGGCGGCGTGCGAGCGGACCATCGAGCTGGCCAACTCGCGCGGCGGCGACGACAACATCACCGCGATCGTCGCCGCGCTCGACGGCGAGGGCCTGCCGCTGCCGACGACGACCGAGACCCTGACCCAGACCTTCGAGATCCTGCAGGCCTACGACCCCGGAGGCCCCGCGGCGCGCCCGCGGCCCGACGCGCCGGCAGCGTCGCCCGCGGCAGCAGCGCCCGCGGCAGCAACGCCCGCGGCAGCAACGCCCGCGGCAGCAGCGCCCGCAGCAGCGGCGCCCGCAGCAGCGGCGCCCGCAGCGGCGGCGCCCGCGCCCGCCGCCGGCACACCCGCCGGAGCGACCAGGCCGCCACGACGGTCCTGGCTGCCCTACCTCCTGATCGCGCTCGTGGTGCTGGGCGCCGGCGTCGCGTTCGCGCTCCTGCGCTGA
- the tsf gene encoding translation elongation factor Ts, whose product MAEVTAPMIKDLRERTGAGMADCKKALVECAADMEKAIDFLRAKGLAKAAKKAGREATEGAVVSYIHGNGRIGVLVEINCETDFVARNDDFVTFTKDVAMQIAAMGPQFVRREDVAEDVIARERAVLVAKAVETGKPEAIAQKMVEGQLSKWLKEICLLDQPFVKNPDKTIEQLQQELVAKIGENIRVRRFTRFELGEGLEKKQTDFAAEVAQAAGLA is encoded by the coding sequence ATGGCTGAAGTGACCGCCCCGATGATCAAGGACCTGCGCGAGCGCACTGGCGCCGGCATGGCCGACTGCAAGAAGGCGCTCGTCGAGTGCGCCGCCGACATGGAGAAGGCCATCGACTTCCTCCGCGCCAAGGGCCTGGCCAAGGCCGCCAAGAAGGCGGGCCGCGAGGCCACCGAGGGCGCGGTCGTGTCGTACATCCACGGCAACGGCCGCATCGGCGTGCTCGTCGAGATCAACTGCGAGACCGACTTCGTGGCGCGCAACGACGACTTCGTCACGTTCACCAAGGACGTCGCGATGCAGATCGCCGCGATGGGCCCGCAGTTCGTCCGCCGCGAGGACGTCGCCGAGGACGTGATCGCGCGCGAGCGCGCCGTGCTCGTCGCCAAGGCGGTCGAGACCGGCAAGCCCGAGGCGATCGCCCAGAAGATGGTCGAGGGTCAGCTCTCGAAGTGGCTCAAGGAGATCTGCCTCCTCGACCAGCCGTTCGTGAAGAACCCCGACAAGACGATCGAGCAGCTCCAGCAGGAGCTCGTCGCCAAGATCGGCGAGAACATCCGCGTCCGCCGCTTCACGCGCTTCGAGCTCGGCGAGGGCCTCGAGAAGAAGCAGACCGACTTCGCCGCCGAGGTCGCGCAGGCCGCCGGCCTCGCCTGA
- a CDS encoding TlpA family protein disulfide reductase — protein MRAAVLISILAGACARPTPAPTAVAAAQAPPLPALSYPLRDGGTWRSADTLGTVAVIDVWASYCKPCRKSFPHLNQLAEDPTVAVLGLSVDEDDAAVTAFLAEIPARFPIARDRTQSVEDAPLAITKLPTVLVVDAAGRVRLRLEEPRETDYASLPAVIASIR, from the coding sequence ATGCGCGCGGCGGTGCTGATCTCGATCCTCGCGGGCGCGTGCGCCCGGCCGACCCCGGCGCCGACCGCGGTCGCCGCCGCCCAGGCGCCGCCGCTGCCGGCGCTCAGCTACCCGCTGCGCGACGGCGGGACCTGGCGCAGCGCCGACACGCTCGGCACCGTCGCGGTGATCGACGTGTGGGCCAGCTACTGCAAGCCGTGCCGGAAGTCGTTCCCGCACCTGAACCAGCTCGCGGAGGATCCCACGGTCGCGGTGCTCGGGCTGTCGGTCGACGAGGACGACGCCGCGGTCACTGCGTTCCTGGCCGAGATCCCCGCGCGCTTCCCGATCGCCCGGGACCGCACCCAGTCGGTCGAGGACGCGCCGCTGGCGATCACCAAGCTCCCGACCGTGCTGGTCGTCGACGCCGCCGGCCGCGTCCGGCTCCGACTCGAGGAGCCACGCGAGACCGACTACGCGTCCTTGCCCGCCGTGATCGCCTCGATCCGCTGA